A portion of the Oncorhynchus tshawytscha isolate Ot180627B unplaced genomic scaffold, Otsh_v2.0 Un_contig_1231_pilon_pilon, whole genome shotgun sequence genome contains these proteins:
- the LOC121845712 gene encoding uncharacterized protein LOC121845712 — protein sequence MAYRGRKSSEFDKLQKENSQMKSVIENLRKQNMDLNQQDDQDKFSSFGYQESYPIPEGHRGFISDARLLQMQRAEREAMEAKQRKISAIHENYVRTALIGVGSTFAHHFVPSIQCIPRPKAPPRPLPRRLEHLALAPLKNVVGVDGAQVRPGSHSLEYIQVNKSFSSSSVWPVPVPPTGAPSKRGKKKKGRQGVKALLRLGFQGFDSH from the exons ATGGCTTATCGAGGGAGAAAATCAAGTGAGTTTGACAAACTCCAGAAGGAGAACTCACAGATGAAGAGCGTCATCGAAAACCTGAGGAAGCAAAACATGGATTTAAACCAACAGGATGACCAGGACAAGTTTTCAAGTTTT GGCTATCAGGAGAGCTACCCAATCCCAGAGGGCCATCGTGGCTTCATCAGTGATGCCAGACTTCTGCAGAtgcagagagctgagagagaggccaTGGAAGCAAAGCAAAGAAAGATAAGTGCTATCCATGAGAATTATGTCCGGACTGCTCTCATCGGGGTTGGCAGCACCTTCGCACACCACTTCGTCCCCTCTATTCAGTGCATTCCGCGGCCGAAAGCTCCACCGAGGCCTTTGCCACGAAGGCTTGAACACTTAGCTCTGGCCCCACTGAAGAACGTGGTGGGGGTGGACGGAGCCCAAGTTCGACCCGGATCTCACTCTCTGGAGTACATCCAGGTAAATAAGTCATTCAGCAGCAGTAGCGTGTGGCCTGTTCCCGTCCCTCCAACTGGAGCTCCCTCCAAGAGGGGCAAGAAGAAGAAGGGTAGGCAGGGAGTCAAAGCCCTGCTCCGACTGGGCTTTCAGGGCTTTGACTCACACTAA